Proteins co-encoded in one Sulfuricaulis limicola genomic window:
- a CDS encoding uroporphyrinogen-III C-methyltransferase, translating into MTDTDANNPAAAQAAGATPKNPEHGARQGRVRGGLAVILATIALIASGYLWYVMFYQNADLFTQDIVGALDRIESDSNQALETVANAEKDIKTLKENQDAIKASLEKLNSDLRRNRMEWSLTETEQLMVIANNRLQLARDTHSALAALRAADQQLQQLAMPKFLPVRRQLAREITLLESQDKLDISGIALRLVTLAETADKLPLALDIRLREAGAAKTPVKEGNAQVASTDGNWRQTARSLWQDILSLVRIRDDMASQRPLLPPDQQYFLRENLRLMLYGAQQALLQGSVPTYQQNLKAAQRLLKDYFDVESQVVTAMQAELDHLLAMKLITETPDITGSLAALRRLNERGEAP; encoded by the coding sequence ATGACCGACACGGACGCCAATAATCCCGCCGCGGCGCAGGCTGCCGGGGCAACCCCGAAAAATCCCGAGCATGGCGCACGCCAGGGCCGCGTGCGCGGCGGACTGGCCGTCATTCTTGCCACCATCGCGCTCATCGCCAGCGGCTACCTGTGGTACGTCATGTTCTACCAGAACGCCGACCTGTTCACGCAAGATATCGTCGGCGCGCTCGACCGCATCGAGTCCGACTCCAACCAGGCCCTGGAAACCGTCGCCAACGCCGAAAAGGACATCAAGACCCTCAAGGAAAACCAGGACGCGATCAAGGCCTCGCTGGAGAAGCTCAACAGCGATCTGCGGCGCAACCGCATGGAATGGTCGCTGACCGAAACCGAACAGCTGATGGTGATCGCCAACAACCGCCTGCAGCTGGCGCGCGACACTCACTCCGCGCTGGCCGCGCTGCGCGCCGCCGACCAGCAGCTGCAACAACTGGCGATGCCCAAATTCCTGCCGGTGCGGCGCCAGCTGGCGCGCGAGATCACACTGCTGGAATCGCAGGACAAACTGGATATCAGCGGCATCGCCTTGCGCCTCGTGACACTGGCGGAAACCGCGGACAAACTGCCGCTGGCGCTGGATATCCGCCTGCGTGAAGCCGGAGCGGCCAAAACACCGGTCAAGGAAGGTAACGCACAGGTTGCCAGCACCGACGGCAACTGGCGCCAGACCGCGCGCAGCCTGTGGCAGGACATCCTTTCGCTGGTGCGCATCCGCGACGACATGGCTTCGCAGCGCCCGCTGCTGCCGCCGGACCAGCAGTACTTCCTGCGCGAGAACCTGCGCCTGATGCTGTACGGCGCGCAACAGGCGCTGTTGCAGGGCAGCGTCCCCACCTATCAGCAGAACCTCAAGGCCGCGCAGCGCCTGCTGAAGGACTACTTTGACGTCGAATCCCAGGTCGTCACCGCGATGCAGGCTGAACTCGACCACCTGCTGGCCATGAAGCTGATCACCGAGACGCCGGACATCACCGGATCACTGGCCGCCTTGCGGCGCCTGAACGAGCGGGGCGAGGCGCCGTGA